Genomic segment of Desulfitobacterium chlororespirans DSM 11544:
TCCGGGCAAATGCATACTTCCCCGGTATAAAGGAAATCTTCTTTATCCCAATATCTAAGGTCAACAAACTGTACCTTGGTTTCCGGGCTGTCTGTACGGACCACATGAAAATAGGGCGTAAACCGGTTAAAAATATCCGCTAATTCGCCTTCCAAAGCATTATTGATTAATGGATCTTCCGAGTCCCATTGAGGCAGCACTTTAAGGATTTGGGCATGCTTCTTCTTCATAACCCCAAAGCTAACGGTATCCTCCTCATAGACTAAGAAGGCCCAGCTGAAAGGTCGATACATGGCGGGCAGGACTTTTACCTGCTCACGGGGTGCAGCAAAGGTTTCCTCAAGTCGTTGCCGAGTCTTATAACGATCCATTTCCCTTATGAAAAGATAGATGAGTGCAACAGCAAAGGTTGTTAAACTTGAATACAATCCGAATTCCGGTCGAGTAAATGAAACAATAAAAGAAGAAAAGAACAAGACGAAAATCACCGGTTCAGTTACCATGGCCATATTCACCGTGAACTTCTTCTTATAAAAAGGCCATAAAAGCTGGGCACCATAGGAATTCAATAAATCAGCAATTCCATGGGACAGAGTTCCTATTAAAGTCCAAAATACAACAACTAACCAAGAACTGGTGGGAAAAGTATAATGAACAAGCGTACCTAAACCTAATGCCATTCCTCCCAAAGCCAGGAATGAGTGGCTGGCCCCCCGGTGTTTCAATAAATAATTGAGTCTGCCTTTGAGATGGGTGACGATATCCAAATCAGGAACCATTGCTCCCAATGTGCAACCTATGAAAATCGGATCATTGAGTTGGATCGGGTGCCCCGAAAGATTAGCCAGCGCAGCACCGATTAAGCCATGAGTAATTGGATCGATGTTTAACACCCCCAAAGGATTTTATTAGCCTGCTTGCCATTTTTTTTACGAACGAATTCATTATATCATATCTAAAATATATTTTGGGTTTCCTCATTATAGGAAATTTTTATTTTTCGTACTTTTTTGCCAATCTCAGTTAGGTTAAAAATTACCCCAGTGCCATCCCGAAAAAATTCGGAACAGTGCCGGGGAATATTTCTACACTATGTTTTAGGCAATGAAGCAATAAAGTAATGAAGCAACACTCAACTGCTGTTAAAATTCCATATTATTTTCTGGAGTTATTTGCTGGAGTGAGCGGCCACTTTAATGGAGCTATTGATGCTTTTGATCCCCTCCACATGCTGCCCCATAGATTCCGCCCATCTTCGATCTTCATCCGAATAGACCTCACCGGTCATATAAGCTATGCCATCCTGAACAAAAGCCCGCACAAGCTGAGATGTCATACCATGCTGACCCAGCTTGCGCACGAGCTGTTCCGTCATATAGAGATCCTCACCTTGAGAACGGTGACGAGAGAAGATCTCGCTGACCACAGCTTTAACCCCTGGTACCTGATAGGCCGTATCCACTGCCCATTCAATCTCCTCTTGGGTATTAACCATTCCCGTAAGCGTAATCAAACCATTGC
This window contains:
- a CDS encoding metal-dependent hydrolase encodes the protein MGVLNIDPITHGLIGAALANLSGHPIQLNDPIFIGCTLGAMVPDLDIVTHLKGRLNYLLKHRGASHSFLALGGMALGLGTLVHYTFPTSSWLVVVFWTLIGTLSHGIADLLNSYGAQLLWPFYKKKFTVNMAMVTEPVIFVLFFSSFIVSFTRPEFGLYSSLTTFAVALIYLFIREMDRYKTRQRLEETFAAPREQVKVLPAMYRPFSWAFLVYEEDTVSFGVMKKKHAQILKVLPQWDSEDPLINNALEGELADIFNRFTPYFHVVRTDSPETKVQFVDLRYWDKEDFLYTGEVCICPDGKITEERFYTFGSRNSQGIVLEY